In Thermococcus thioreducens, a genomic segment contains:
- a CDS encoding AI-2E family transporter — protein MELEAGIWIAVSLIVLYLVWETVSPILSPIILAVTLAYILYPLHERLAERTGNRVSAFTITAILTVVTFLFIIGFALWINDVKSSLAYYINAFFEWLLTWNLPDAVYELLQKLAEDIPKRFEEYVLGYTYSLPKLSLQAIVMVFAFYGMLINARTIRREVYSLLPPENRELAIKLLEKAGETLHGLLRGWLAISIIKGVFTAGGFVLFGLAEPGGAIAAGIFTVIFELLPVFGGWVVWLAGAVYMLKGGNVAGAVVFVLYGIVFISPLPDVLLRPRLGTREKGVNALISLVGIFGGYLAFGFVGIIIGPVALSLLATLVEEWKEVKVKSAE, from the coding sequence ATGGAGCTTGAGGCGGGGATATGGATAGCGGTTTCGCTCATAGTTCTCTACCTCGTATGGGAGACGGTTAGCCCCATCCTTTCTCCAATAATCCTTGCGGTGACTCTCGCCTACATCCTTTATCCCCTCCATGAGAGGCTGGCGGAGAGAACGGGCAACAGGGTCTCAGCGTTTACCATTACTGCAATCCTTACCGTTGTCACGTTTCTCTTCATAATCGGCTTTGCCCTTTGGATAAACGACGTTAAAAGCTCCCTCGCGTACTACATCAACGCCTTCTTTGAGTGGCTCCTCACATGGAACCTCCCAGATGCCGTCTATGAACTCCTTCAGAAACTCGCTGAGGACATTCCGAAACGCTTTGAGGAATACGTTCTCGGCTACACGTATTCCCTGCCCAAGCTTTCCCTTCAGGCGATAGTAATGGTCTTCGCCTTCTACGGCATGCTCATAAACGCCAGGACCATCAGACGGGAAGTTTATTCGCTCCTCCCCCCGGAGAACAGAGAGCTGGCGATAAAACTCCTTGAAAAGGCTGGCGAGACACTTCACGGCCTCCTCCGCGGCTGGCTGGCTATCAGCATCATCAAAGGTGTATTTACCGCCGGTGGTTTTGTACTCTTCGGACTGGCCGAACCCGGCGGAGCCATAGCCGCCGGAATCTTCACCGTAATCTTTGAGCTCCTCCCCGTTTTCGGGGGCTGGGTTGTCTGGCTCGCCGGAGCGGTTTACATGCTCAAGGGCGGCAACGTTGCCGGCGCCGTTGTCTTTGTCCTCTACGGAATCGTCTTCATTTCGCCCCTCCCAGATGTACTCCTGAGGCCCAGGCTGGGGACGAGGGAGAAGGGTGTCAACGCCCTCATATCACTCGTTGGAATCTTTGGCGGTTATCTTGCCTTTGGATTCGTGGGCATCATAATCGGCCCCGTGGCACTTTCGCTACTGGCAACGCTGGTGGAAGAATGGAAAGAGGTCAAGGTGAAAAGCGCCGAATGA
- a CDS encoding ABC transporter ATP-binding protein produces MIRIENLVKVYKDVRALDGLNLEVRSGQVYGFLGPNGAGKSTTILSTLGLIFPQEGRIQLFDLEVFANGRFNEGNLVEAKRRIGYMPEHATLWEFLTPVQTLEIIADSFGIPKSERENRIRELLELVNLWEDRDRKVGKFSKGMRQRLLLAQALINDPELLILDEPMTGLDPTGIAEFKDIIKEQRKAGKTVFFSSHILAHVEEICDTVGVIVKGKLRVEDKLDSIKREFLRKAGYTIVLETNIPINFTGVEWKVTPLGEKKYRIVAPEDIREQIHDFVAAQGAKVLTMQIKAPSLEEIFLKMVE; encoded by the coding sequence ATGATAAGGATTGAAAATCTCGTTAAGGTTTACAAGGACGTTCGTGCCCTCGATGGTCTTAACCTTGAAGTCAGGTCCGGCCAGGTATACGGCTTCCTTGGGCCGAATGGGGCCGGGAAGAGTACAACGATACTCAGCACACTGGGCCTTATATTCCCCCAGGAAGGGAGGATTCAGCTCTTTGACCTTGAGGTCTTCGCCAACGGCAGGTTCAATGAGGGAAACCTCGTTGAGGCCAAGAGGCGCATAGGCTACATGCCGGAGCACGCTACCCTCTGGGAGTTTCTTACACCCGTTCAGACCCTTGAGATAATCGCTGACTCCTTCGGGATTCCAAAGTCAGAGAGGGAGAATCGCATCAGGGAGCTCCTTGAGCTGGTCAACCTGTGGGAGGACAGGGATAGAAAGGTCGGCAAGTTTTCAAAGGGGATGCGCCAGAGGCTCCTCCTTGCCCAGGCGCTCATCAACGACCCGGAGCTTCTCATTCTGGACGAGCCGATGACGGGCCTTGATCCGACGGGAATAGCCGAGTTCAAGGACATCATCAAAGAGCAGAGGAAGGCCGGAAAGACAGTTTTCTTCTCAAGCCACATACTGGCCCACGTCGAGGAGATATGCGACACTGTCGGGGTCATAGTTAAGGGCAAGCTCCGCGTGGAGGACAAGCTTGACAGCATCAAGAGGGAGTTCCTCAGGAAGGCTGGATACACCATAGTCCTTGAAACTAACATCCCCATCAACTTCACCGGCGTCGAGTGGAAGGTCACGCCGCTCGGTGAGAAGAAGTACCGCATAGTGGCGCCGGAGGACATCAGAGAGCAGATCCATGACTTCGTCGCTGCTCAGGGAGCCAAGGTGCTTACAATGCAGATAAAGGCTCCGAGCCTTGAGGAGATATTCCTTAAGATGGTTGAGTGA
- a CDS encoding DEAD/DEAH box helicase yields MVVLRIPDGSALVKVEKADPQVYFKIYELLSYKKDFGKWEKPESLYDPYERTFPVGVLPRVKKFLNSKGYRVRVRDERQVGGVRLNSTWNENYLMRRYQERAIKKALKEKMGVLSLPVGSGKTVVGLRIIHELDLSALIVVHTKELLYQWAEKVTEVLGIEPGIVGDNRWEERAVTVAMIQTLLSRGADKLQNEYAIVMFDECHRTSAAEKFYRLGLSLPQVYRFGLSATPWRRVRGEEIKIEAVVGPTIFEVKAEDLIKEKFLARPRFEIITYESKMPSFSERYKELYEDMIMNNEERNRAIVQKAAELARKGHRVLIDVKRIEHGKILREMLEKEGIKAEFLSSQSPDRWGILEGFKEGSIPVLVSTLLKEGVDIPEISAIILAGGGKSDIMTIQTIGRALRPKRGMKAVIVDIQDDDPLLFTHFIERQKALKQYYGRDYDREMASKLEENVPKKGRPRQHP; encoded by the coding sequence ATGGTAGTCCTTCGGATTCCGGATGGTTCGGCACTGGTGAAAGTTGAGAAGGCTGATCCTCAGGTTTACTTCAAGATATACGAGCTACTGAGCTACAAGAAGGACTTCGGGAAGTGGGAGAAGCCCGAGAGCCTCTACGACCCCTATGAGCGGACGTTTCCAGTGGGTGTCCTTCCGAGGGTTAAGAAGTTCCTCAATTCTAAGGGCTATCGGGTGAGGGTCAGGGACGAGCGACAGGTTGGGGGTGTAAGGCTCAACTCCACGTGGAACGAGAACTACCTCATGCGCAGATATCAGGAGAGGGCGATAAAAAAGGCTCTGAAAGAAAAGATGGGTGTTCTTTCCCTTCCGGTGGGAAGTGGAAAGACTGTGGTGGGTCTGCGCATAATCCACGAGCTTGACCTTTCCGCGCTGATAGTAGTTCACACCAAAGAGCTCCTCTACCAGTGGGCGGAGAAGGTTACGGAAGTTCTGGGCATTGAGCCGGGAATAGTTGGGGACAACAGGTGGGAGGAGAGGGCCGTAACGGTTGCCATGATACAGACCCTCCTCTCCAGGGGGGCGGATAAGCTCCAGAACGAGTACGCTATAGTGATGTTCGACGAATGCCACAGGACTTCCGCCGCTGAGAAGTTCTACAGGCTGGGTCTCAGCCTCCCCCAGGTTTACCGCTTCGGACTATCGGCGACACCATGGCGGCGCGTTCGCGGTGAGGAGATAAAGATTGAAGCCGTCGTCGGTCCTACCATATTCGAGGTCAAAGCCGAAGACCTGATAAAGGAGAAGTTTCTCGCAAGGCCCCGTTTCGAAATAATAACCTACGAGTCAAAGATGCCCTCGTTCAGCGAGCGCTACAAGGAGCTTTACGAGGACATGATAATGAACAATGAAGAGAGGAACAGGGCAATAGTGCAAAAAGCCGCCGAGCTGGCCAGAAAAGGCCACCGCGTTCTCATAGACGTCAAACGCATAGAGCACGGCAAAATCCTGAGGGAGATGCTCGAAAAGGAGGGGATAAAGGCTGAGTTTCTAAGCTCTCAGAGTCCCGACAGATGGGGCATCCTTGAAGGCTTTAAGGAGGGCAGCATACCGGTGCTCGTCTCCACGCTCCTCAAAGAGGGTGTTGATATACCTGAGATATCCGCGATAATCCTAGCCGGCGGCGGCAAGAGCGACATAATGACGATACAGACGATAGGCCGTGCCCTGAGGCCAAAGAGGGGAATGAAGGCTGTCATTGTTGACATCCAGGACGATGATCCCCTGCTCTTCACACACTTCATTGAGAGGCAGAAGGCCCTCAAGCAGTATTACGGCAGGGACTATGACAGAGAAATGGCTTCAAAGCTTGAGGAGAACGTCCCCAAAAAGGGCCGCCCTCGTCAGCACCCGTGA
- the sppA gene encoding signal peptide peptidase SppA, with product MRENIWKYIAAVLILLLAASSVAVVLLYMQNSELRSYKPENVTTTVIVQGSSNVTCNSTAYQLQIDDLQRQIDFLKAQLRGQNLPGGNATIAIVPIFGLIDDYTALSVIPTLREIAKNDSIAGVVLWIESPGGYVGPVREIYSTVRKLNFVKPVVAYTGGIAASGGYYIAAGAEKIIADPLAEVGSIGVIYVHYNLQQNYESNGIKVEVFKTGPYKDMGAEWRGLTDEERAMITEMVDTYFQGFLQAVSSGRGMSINETKEYATGRTWFAMNVTGSLVDETGDLDYAVSVLEKMLNVTKPRIVIYKGSTPSDFGIFGSTALLLDPRYVNAYIKTG from the coding sequence ATGAGAGAAAACATCTGGAAGTACATTGCTGCCGTTCTCATACTCCTTCTCGCAGCGTCGAGCGTAGCCGTCGTCCTGCTCTACATGCAGAATTCCGAGCTGAGGAGTTATAAGCCTGAAAACGTGACGACCACGGTAATAGTCCAAGGATCCTCAAATGTGACCTGTAATTCAACGGCTTACCAGCTCCAGATAGACGACCTCCAGAGACAGATTGATTTTCTGAAGGCCCAGCTCAGAGGGCAGAACCTGCCCGGGGGCAACGCCACGATAGCCATAGTCCCCATCTTTGGCCTCATTGACGACTACACGGCCCTCAGCGTCATTCCCACTCTTAGGGAAATCGCCAAAAACGATTCCATAGCTGGGGTTGTTCTGTGGATAGAGAGTCCCGGCGGCTACGTTGGGCCCGTGAGGGAGATATATTCCACTGTCCGGAAGCTTAACTTTGTGAAGCCGGTTGTTGCATACACTGGGGGCATAGCCGCTTCCGGCGGTTACTACATAGCCGCAGGGGCGGAGAAGATAATAGCGGACCCCCTGGCGGAAGTCGGGAGCATCGGCGTCATCTACGTCCACTACAACCTCCAGCAGAACTACGAGTCAAACGGAATAAAGGTCGAGGTCTTCAAGACCGGGCCCTACAAGGACATGGGTGCGGAATGGCGCGGCCTCACCGACGAGGAGAGGGCCATGATAACCGAGATGGTCGACACTTATTTCCAGGGCTTCCTTCAAGCGGTGAGCAGCGGTAGGGGCATGAGCATCAACGAGACGAAGGAATACGCGACCGGAAGGACATGGTTTGCTATGAACGTTACCGGCAGTTTGGTTGACGAGACCGGCGACCTGGACTACGCCGTCAGCGTACTTGAGAAGATGCTCAACGTCACCAAACCGAGGATAGTCATCTACAAAGGTTCCACTCCCTCCGACTTCGGCATATTCGGGAGCACCGCCCTTCTCCTCGATCCTAGATACGTTAACGCCTACATAAAAACGGGGTGA
- a CDS encoding beta-ribofuranosylaminobenzene 5'-phosphate synthase family protein, whose translation MIIRTPRRLHLGLIDPSATLGRRFGSLGVALEDGYEVRIVEGEAMEIAAEGEDRETIEFAIKRMNSAYETGVNYIVEVRKAIPRHVGLGSTTQLSLAVGTAIARLNNLNVPIEELARVLGRGRNGGAGVYSFAYGGFVIDGGVRNGIPPLIFREEFPKDWAFLLVIPELKPGLDEEEEKPVMAGVVGRVDVAMEISHRILLGLLPALKERDVRTFGEHLSAIQRLVGKHFEPYQGGEFREDVKLILDFLAEKTYGCGQSSWGPTVYGLIRRGEFGGLRAEAHDFLREHGIKAKVELGLPNNTGAEIIGESAFIERLIRNVAGE comes from the coding sequence ATGATAATCCGCACTCCGAGGAGGCTTCATCTCGGTCTCATTGATCCATCTGCCACCTTGGGGAGGCGCTTTGGAAGCCTCGGTGTTGCCCTGGAGGACGGCTATGAGGTCAGAATCGTCGAGGGCGAGGCCATGGAGATAGCCGCCGAGGGGGAGGACAGGGAAACCATCGAGTTCGCCATAAAGAGGATGAACTCTGCCTACGAAACCGGGGTCAACTACATCGTCGAGGTCAGGAAAGCCATTCCCCGGCACGTTGGCTTAGGCTCCACCACCCAGCTCAGCCTGGCGGTCGGTACTGCCATAGCGAGACTTAACAACTTAAACGTCCCAATTGAGGAGCTGGCGAGGGTTCTTGGTAGGGGGAGGAACGGGGGCGCTGGGGTCTATTCCTTTGCCTACGGCGGGTTCGTCATAGACGGCGGCGTTAGGAACGGCATTCCGCCCCTGATATTCCGCGAGGAATTCCCGAAGGATTGGGCTTTTCTCCTGGTTATTCCTGAACTCAAGCCCGGACTCGATGAAGAGGAGGAAAAGCCCGTTATGGCCGGGGTCGTCGGCAGGGTGGACGTGGCGATGGAGATAAGCCACAGAATACTGCTCGGTCTCCTGCCGGCCCTCAAGGAGAGGGACGTGAGAACCTTTGGCGAACATCTCTCCGCGATACAGAGGCTCGTTGGAAAGCACTTTGAGCCGTACCAGGGCGGTGAGTTCCGGGAGGACGTTAAGCTTATACTCGACTTCCTGGCGGAAAAAACCTACGGCTGTGGCCAGAGCTCCTGGGGGCCAACGGTTTACGGCCTGATCAGAAGGGGGGAGTTTGGGGGACTCAGGGCAGAGGCACATGACTTCCTGCGTGAGCACGGGATAAAGGCGAAGGTCGAGCTCGGTCTTCCGAACAACACCGGAGCGGAGATAATAGGAGAGAGCGCCTTTATCGAAAGGCTGATACGAAACGTGGCGGGTGAGTGA
- a CDS encoding N-glycosylase/DNA lyase, giving the protein MTLDRFIRVKYKSDDEKIRELVRILSGLGLDCAKTIEEKVDLQFDALKNLHDNLGDNELFIKLVIANSIVSYQLSAKGEQWWWEFSRYFSENPPKGSIADAYAEFLPGSRTNRRLVEGKVRRLEKLEPFLESLGLPALKGYYFWRMAGLRDDLASALNSKRSAKTVVFAVKMFGYAGRIVFGEFVPYPMAIEIPDDVRINAYTKRFTNEPPVSFWGRIAEQTGIPPLHIDSILWPVLGGNGEVLRRLKKHCPEWEDVLKLASL; this is encoded by the coding sequence GTGACCCTTGACCGCTTCATCAGGGTGAAGTACAAATCCGACGATGAGAAAATCCGGGAGCTTGTAAGAATTCTCAGCGGCCTTGGGCTCGACTGCGCAAAGACCATTGAGGAAAAGGTTGACCTCCAGTTCGATGCCCTCAAAAATCTCCACGACAATCTGGGAGACAACGAGCTCTTCATCAAGCTGGTCATAGCAAACTCCATAGTCAGCTACCAGCTCTCAGCCAAGGGAGAGCAGTGGTGGTGGGAGTTCTCACGTTATTTCTCGGAGAATCCCCCGAAAGGGAGCATCGCCGATGCCTACGCCGAGTTCCTCCCCGGTTCGAGAACCAACAGGCGCCTCGTTGAAGGAAAGGTGAGGCGGCTGGAGAAGCTGGAGCCCTTCCTCGAATCCCTCGGCCTACCTGCCCTCAAAGGGTATTACTTCTGGAGAATGGCCGGTCTCAGGGACGACCTGGCCAGTGCCCTGAACTCGAAGAGGAGCGCCAAGACGGTGGTTTTCGCGGTCAAGATGTTCGGCTACGCGGGGAGAATTGTCTTCGGTGAGTTTGTCCCCTACCCGATGGCCATTGAGATACCCGACGACGTCAGGATAAACGCCTACACGAAGAGGTTTACGAACGAACCCCCCGTGAGCTTCTGGGGCAGAATTGCAGAGCAAACAGGAATCCCGCCGCTCCACATAGACTCGATACTCTGGCCGGTTCTGGGAGGGAACGGGGAAGTCCTCAGGCGGTTAAAGAAGCACTGCCCGGAATGGGAGGATGTTTTGAAGCTGGCCTCGCTTTGA
- the truA gene encoding tRNA pseudouridine(38-40) synthase TruA — MRMALRIAYDGTAFYGFQRQPDVRTVEGELLRVLEKLRIIEDAWGSDFKGASRTDRGVSAFFNVVAFDIDSRPDLVRGEVLNHHLKDAWVLGVAEVPEDFHPRFWAKSKTYRYYLVDEGFDENPMKECASIFVGRHDFSAFSKLEPGKDPVREITRIEITERPGYYVIEIEGKSFLWEMARRIVNAIRFCGLGLMEPEDVERMLAGDYRKKVPPAAPEGLILWHIEYEGISFRMDERGLKKAKRDIFERYSRVLTRAALFGDVLLKL, encoded by the coding sequence ATGCGGATGGCTCTGAGAATAGCGTATGACGGAACGGCGTTCTACGGCTTCCAGAGGCAACCCGACGTAAGGACGGTCGAAGGGGAACTGCTGAGGGTTCTCGAAAAGCTAAGGATCATCGAAGACGCATGGGGCTCGGACTTCAAGGGCGCATCCCGAACGGACAGGGGTGTCTCCGCGTTTTTCAACGTTGTGGCCTTCGACATTGATAGCAGACCGGACCTCGTTCGGGGCGAGGTTCTCAACCACCACCTAAAGGACGCATGGGTTCTTGGCGTTGCTGAGGTGCCCGAGGATTTCCACCCGCGTTTTTGGGCAAAGTCAAAGACCTACAGGTACTATCTCGTCGATGAGGGCTTTGATGAGAACCCCATGAAGGAATGCGCCTCAATCTTCGTGGGAAGGCACGACTTTTCAGCCTTTTCAAAGCTGGAACCAGGAAAAGATCCCGTGAGGGAGATCACCAGGATCGAAATCACCGAGAGGCCGGGCTACTATGTCATCGAAATAGAAGGAAAGAGCTTCCTCTGGGAGATGGCGAGAAGAATAGTCAACGCCATCAGATTCTGCGGTCTCGGCCTCATGGAACCGGAAGATGTTGAGAGGATGCTCGCGGGGGACTACAGAAAAAAGGTGCCTCCAGCAGCTCCAGAAGGCCTAATCCTCTGGCACATAGAATATGAGGGGATAAGCTTCCGCATGGACGAAAGGGGGCTTAAAAAAGCGAAACGTGACATCTTTGAACGCTACTCACGGGTGCTGACGAGGGCGGCCCTTTTTGGGGACGTTCTCCTCAAGCTTTGA
- a CDS encoding ABC transporter permease subunit: MLWGFQLEFKQSLRTKKLWVILGIMILLYIPVFYIMKRSGVEDLTVEGAMTFLIQFVTGMAGFFIGILALLIGATAINSEIEKGTLRVAMSKPIKRLSYIGGKFLAHSAVLLMALLISTLVGVLGVVYLGAPLSGQLVVDVLLLNMLLLLAMIQLVALGYILSTLIRSSSSALGAALVLAFVMFLIMPNIVGYLVIRDTINNPNQDMMQLQKEYTTKYLFYVPTSQVGIITRDVGTLTGTPGGFSNVAAEYRGMAYAIRNNLTNFGILVGLTIVYLGIGFYRFLRMDLR; the protein is encoded by the coding sequence ATGCTTTGGGGATTTCAGCTTGAGTTTAAGCAGAGCCTTCGGACGAAAAAGCTCTGGGTAATACTGGGGATTATGATACTTCTCTACATTCCGGTCTTCTATATCATGAAGCGCTCGGGGGTTGAGGATCTCACCGTTGAGGGAGCAATGACTTTCCTGATACAGTTCGTTACAGGGATGGCCGGCTTCTTCATAGGGATTCTTGCCCTTTTGATAGGTGCCACGGCAATAAACAGCGAGATAGAGAAGGGAACGTTGCGGGTTGCCATGAGTAAGCCGATAAAGCGCCTCAGCTACATCGGTGGCAAGTTCCTAGCACACTCGGCCGTTCTGCTCATGGCGCTCCTGATATCGACCCTCGTCGGCGTGCTCGGAGTGGTCTATCTCGGAGCACCCCTGAGCGGTCAGCTCGTCGTTGACGTTCTGCTGCTCAACATGCTGCTCCTTCTGGCGATGATTCAGCTCGTTGCTCTGGGCTACATCCTTTCCACGCTCATTAGGTCTTCCAGCTCTGCCCTTGGAGCGGCCCTTGTGCTCGCCTTCGTGATGTTCCTCATAATGCCCAACATTGTGGGTTATCTGGTCATCAGGGACACCATAAACAATCCCAACCAGGATATGATGCAGCTCCAGAAGGAGTACACCACGAAGTATCTGTTCTATGTTCCGACGTCTCAGGTGGGTATCATAACGAGGGATGTAGGGACACTGACGGGAACTCCCGGAGGCTTCTCCAATGTCGCCGCTGAGTATCGCGGCATGGCGTATGCCATCAGAAACAACCTCACTAACTTCGGGATACTCGTGGGGCTCACGATAGTCTACCTGGGAATTGGCTTCTACCGCTTCCTCCGCATGGATCTGAGGTGA
- a CDS encoding UbiD family decarboxylase has translation MLREIIGRFEDTIIVEEPVSKELEVTKYLVKYRDRPVLFRNVDGWSLAGNIWSTRERIAGYLGTEKEKLLHFIASAMENPEPCRTVESAPFMANSTADFSLRELPVPKYYPRDGGQYFTSSMVIARDEEGFVNMSFHRMMVIDDKRAAIRLVPRHLYAMWKEKAEMGEELDVRIVVGNPIHLLLAGATSVAYGTSELEIASAMSRMAFGKPLDVFDLGGIPVPVETEFVFEAKILPELTDEGPFVDITGTYDHVRKQPVVVFERMHHVDEPVFHALLPGGYEHYMLMGLPKEPQIYASVKRVVPRVHGVRLTEGGAMWLHAVVSITKQHDGDGKNAILAAFAGHPSLKHVVVVDGDINIYDDREVEWAIATRFQADRDLVIIPNARGSSLDPSAEKSLTAKWGIDATKPLERKEDFERAEV, from the coding sequence ATGCTGAGGGAAATCATCGGCCGTTTTGAGGATACCATCATCGTAGAAGAGCCCGTGAGCAAAGAGCTTGAGGTGACCAAGTATCTCGTGAAGTACCGCGACAGACCGGTTCTCTTCAGAAACGTGGACGGCTGGAGCTTGGCAGGGAACATCTGGAGCACCAGAGAGAGGATAGCGGGTTACCTCGGGACTGAAAAGGAGAAACTTCTGCACTTTATAGCGAGTGCCATGGAAAATCCGGAACCCTGCAGGACGGTTGAGAGTGCACCATTCATGGCAAACTCCACCGCGGACTTTTCTCTCCGCGAGCTCCCTGTTCCAAAGTACTATCCCCGGGATGGGGGCCAGTACTTCACCTCCTCCATGGTCATAGCCAGGGACGAGGAAGGCTTTGTCAACATGTCTTTCCACAGGATGATGGTCATTGACGATAAAAGAGCCGCCATAAGGCTCGTTCCGAGACACCTGTACGCCATGTGGAAGGAGAAGGCAGAGATGGGAGAGGAACTGGACGTCAGGATAGTCGTGGGGAATCCGATACACCTCCTTCTGGCTGGAGCGACGAGCGTCGCCTACGGGACGAGCGAGCTTGAAATAGCATCCGCGATGAGCAGAATGGCCTTTGGAAAGCCCCTCGATGTTTTTGACCTTGGTGGAATCCCCGTCCCAGTCGAGACGGAGTTCGTCTTCGAGGCGAAGATACTCCCCGAGCTGACCGACGAGGGGCCGTTCGTTGACATAACCGGAACCTACGACCACGTGAGAAAACAGCCTGTGGTGGTCTTTGAACGCATGCACCACGTGGACGAGCCGGTCTTTCATGCCCTCCTTCCGGGAGGCTACGAACACTATATGCTGATGGGACTTCCCAAGGAGCCGCAGATCTACGCGAGTGTTAAGAGGGTCGTGCCCAGAGTTCACGGTGTAAGGCTGACCGAGGGCGGTGCGATGTGGCTCCATGCCGTTGTCAGCATAACCAAACAGCATGATGGAGACGGGAAGAACGCAATACTGGCCGCCTTCGCTGGCCATCCAAGCCTGAAGCACGTCGTTGTCGTTGATGGAGATATCAACATTTACGACGACCGCGAAGTGGAGTGGGCGATAGCGACGCGCTTCCAGGCGGACAGGGACCTTGTGATTATTCCCAACGCCCGCGGCAGTTCCCTCGACCCTTCGGCTGAGAAGAGCCTAACCGCAAAATGGGGCATCGATGCAACCAAACCGCTGGAGAGGAAAGAAGACTTCGAGAGGGCGGAGGTTTAA
- a CDS encoding PH1570 family protein has protein sequence MLCEEKLEVFENGFADGKFHLEVEFYGNDARRLLLAVIRELYLPDYGEDYVYPFECAKEFWGIHMDGSEVVAEEFRPNPIKFLNRSVLNRLEKALEETGAPGEVREGIDFEKAEIHKLKKGLLALGKNFILDEGRKTLIVFNKPSARELILKYLGMLDGA, from the coding sequence ATGCTCTGCGAGGAGAAGCTTGAGGTGTTTGAGAACGGCTTCGCCGATGGAAAGTTCCACCTTGAGGTGGAGTTCTACGGAAACGACGCCAGAAGGCTTCTCCTTGCAGTAATCCGGGAGCTGTACCTCCCCGACTATGGGGAGGACTACGTCTACCCCTTCGAGTGCGCCAAGGAGTTCTGGGGAATCCACATGGACGGGAGTGAGGTGGTTGCTGAGGAGTTCAGGCCGAACCCCATAAAGTTCCTCAACCGGAGCGTCCTCAACAGGCTTGAGAAAGCCCTAGAGGAGACCGGAGCGCCCGGAGAAGTCAGGGAGGGCATAGACTTCGAGAAGGCGGAGATTCACAAGCTCAAGAAAGGTTTATTAGCACTAGGAAAGAACTTCATCCTTGACGAGGGCAGAAAGACACTCATAGTCTTCAACAAGCCGAGCGCGCGGGAGCTGATACTGAAGTATCTGGGGATGCTCGATGGAGCTTGA
- the folP gene encoding dihydropteroate synthase: protein MKFAGVDLSEPRIMGVINVSPESFYKGSVRDNEDRLIETAVKMAEEGASFIDIGAKSTAPYLETQIPLEEEIRRAVWAVKTIRGHVDVPISIDTTSARVAEEALKAGADVINDVTGLKGDPKMAEVAAEYSVPVIVCAHGEVRNLSDPVHTVVDFLQESLVIAEKHGVDEVAIDPAIGFLRPEWPPWYEWDSKVIANLDIFKIFGRPILVGISRKSFIGAITGRKDPAERLPGSLAATAIAVLKGAHIVRTHDVKETLDAVKVAHFIRRFSP from the coding sequence ATGAAGTTCGCCGGAGTTGACCTGAGCGAGCCGAGGATAATGGGCGTCATCAACGTCTCCCCCGAGAGCTTCTACAAGGGGAGCGTCAGGGACAATGAAGATAGGCTGATTGAGACCGCTGTAAAGATGGCTGAGGAGGGTGCATCCTTCATCGACATCGGCGCCAAATCGACGGCCCCTTATCTTGAGACCCAGATTCCTCTGGAGGAGGAAATCAGGAGGGCGGTCTGGGCGGTTAAGACCATCCGCGGCCACGTCGATGTTCCGATAAGCATAGACACAACCAGCGCGAGGGTCGCAGAGGAGGCCCTCAAAGCCGGAGCAGACGTCATAAACGACGTTACCGGCCTGAAGGGAGACCCGAAGATGGCAGAGGTCGCGGCTGAATACAGCGTCCCCGTGATAGTCTGCGCCCACGGCGAGGTTAGAAACCTCAGCGACCCTGTTCACACAGTGGTGGACTTCCTTCAGGAGAGCCTTGTAATAGCCGAAAAGCACGGGGTTGACGAGGTAGCCATAGACCCGGCGATAGGCTTCCTCCGCCCGGAATGGCCGCCCTGGTATGAGTGGGACTCAAAGGTCATAGCCAACCTCGATATTTTCAAAATCTTCGGAAGGCCGATCCTCGTCGGGATATCGAGAAAATCGTTCATCGGAGCCATAACTGGCAGAAAAGACCCTGCGGAGAGACTTCCTGGAAGCTTGGCGGCGACAGCAATAGCTGTCCTCAAAGGGGCCCACATCGTCAGAACCCACGACGTTAAGGAGACCCTGGACGCGGTCAAGGTCGCCCACTTCATTCGGCGCTTTTCACCTTGA